A region from the Muribaculum gordoncarteri genome encodes:
- a CDS encoding DUF695 domain-containing protein, whose amino-acid sequence MKIGSEWWTSPTESENGRLIIVTGRGGIDEVRNSGKYNIRVEVTWKYPGDATGMPDYPTSKVMEAVQDAMTKAFDKDPVAVLTGIYTGDDERNWIFYTRSIHIFEKKINEALADFDLLPINIYTENDPDWQEYDEMREASELEG is encoded by the coding sequence ATGAAAATAGGTTCGGAATGGTGGACATCGCCCACCGAAAGCGAAAACGGGCGACTGATAATAGTGACCGGCCGTGGCGGCATCGATGAAGTGCGCAACAGCGGCAAGTACAACATTCGTGTTGAAGTGACATGGAAATATCCCGGCGATGCGACAGGAATGCCCGACTACCCCACCTCCAAAGTGATGGAGGCGGTGCAGGACGCCATGACCAAGGCATTCGACAAAGACCCTGTGGCGGTACTCACCGGCATATACACTGGCGATGACGAGCGCAACTGGATATTCTACACCCGTTCAATACACATCTTTGAAAAGAAGATCAACGAGGCTCTTGCCGACTTCGACCTGCTTCCAATCAACATATACACTGAAAACGATCCCGATTGGCAGGAATATGACGAAATGAGGGAAGCCTCGGAACTTGAAGGCTAA
- the lpxA gene encoding acyl-ACP--UDP-N-acetylglucosamine O-acyltransferase, whose translation MKQPLAYVHPAAKIAPSVVIDPFVTIDQNVEIGEGTRIGSNVTIMEGARIGKNCTIFPGAVISAIPQDLKFRGEETLAIIGDNTTIRECVTVNRGTAARGKTVVGNNCLLMAYCHVAHDCIVGDNVIMSNATQLAGEVVVDNFAVIGGGTLVHQFCHIGPHVMIQGGALVNKDIPPYVKAAREPIAYAGVNSIGLRRRNFSNEQIREIQEIYRYLYLSALNVSDAVERIEAELPATKERDEIILFVRNSKRGIIRGYV comes from the coding sequence ATGAAACAACCTTTAGCTTACGTACATCCTGCGGCCAAGATTGCTCCGAGCGTAGTCATAGACCCGTTTGTAACCATCGACCAAAATGTTGAAATCGGCGAGGGTACACGCATTGGAAGCAACGTGACCATAATGGAAGGTGCACGTATCGGCAAAAATTGCACGATATTTCCCGGTGCCGTTATTTCGGCAATACCTCAGGACCTTAAGTTCCGTGGCGAGGAAACACTTGCCATAATCGGAGATAACACTACAATACGTGAATGCGTTACAGTGAATCGCGGAACGGCTGCACGCGGTAAGACGGTAGTCGGCAACAATTGCCTTCTCATGGCTTACTGTCACGTGGCTCATGACTGCATTGTCGGTGACAATGTAATCATGTCAAACGCCACCCAGCTTGCCGGTGAAGTGGTGGTCGACAATTTTGCCGTGATCGGTGGAGGAACACTCGTTCATCAGTTCTGTCACATAGGCCCGCATGTTATGATTCAGGGCGGTGCGCTCGTAAATAAGGACATTCCTCCTTACGTAAAGGCTGCACGCGAACCCATAGCCTATGCCGGAGTTAATTCGATAGGACTTCGTCGTCGTAACTTCTCCAACGAGCAGATTCGTGAAATTCAGGAGATATACCGCTATCTTTATCTCTCGGCTCTTAACGTGTCGGATGCCGTTGAGCGCATCGAGGCCGAGCTTCCCGCAACCAAGGAGCGTGACGAAATCATTCTGTTTGTGCGCAACTCCAAGCGCGGAATTATACGCGGATACGTATAA
- a CDS encoding bifunctional UDP-3-O-[3-hydroxymyristoyl] N-acetylglucosamine deacetylase/3-hydroxyacyl-ACP dehydratase — MKQRTLKESFKVNGKGLHTGLMIEATFLPAPENHGYKFQRLDMEGQPVIDALAEYVTATTRGTVISRGDLRISTIEHALAALYAAGIDNCLIQLNAPELPILDGSAKVYCEKIIEAGIEEQNADKDFYVVKQKIEVRDDTSGSSIVVLPDDEFSIDTMVSFDSPVLTNQYASLDKLDDFSREIGASRTFVFVREVEPLVKGNLIKGGDLDNAIVIYDSPMQQEELDRLADLMGVPHKNVTEFGYINDFPLLADNEPARHKLLDVLGDIALIGRPMRGKVIATRPGHSINTTFAKKIRKEIKHQELQAPIYNPSVEPLMDVNRIRELLPHRYPFLLVDKIIDKGDNYIVGVKNVTGNEPFFVGHFPQEPVMPGVLQVEAMAQTGGLLVLSTVDDPEKYSTYFMKIDNVKFRNKVVPGDTLIFHVSFMTPLRRGCAIMKGYAFVGEKIVTECEFMAQIVKNK, encoded by the coding sequence ATGAAACAACGTACGCTCAAGGAATCATTTAAGGTTAATGGTAAAGGATTGCATACCGGCTTGATGATAGAGGCCACTTTCCTTCCCGCACCTGAGAACCACGGTTATAAATTTCAGCGTCTTGACATGGAGGGGCAACCCGTCATCGATGCACTTGCCGAGTATGTCACAGCCACAACTCGCGGCACCGTAATCAGTAGAGGCGACCTTCGCATAAGCACCATCGAGCATGCTCTGGCTGCGCTTTATGCTGCCGGCATCGACAACTGCCTCATCCAGCTGAACGCTCCCGAGCTTCCCATCCTTGACGGAAGTGCCAAGGTATATTGCGAAAAGATAATCGAAGCCGGAATAGAGGAGCAGAATGCCGACAAGGACTTCTACGTTGTAAAACAGAAGATAGAGGTGCGCGACGACACTTCCGGTTCGTCGATAGTTGTGCTTCCCGACGATGAGTTCAGCATCGACACGATGGTTTCTTTTGACTCTCCCGTGCTGACTAACCAATATGCTTCGCTTGACAAGCTTGATGACTTTTCGCGTGAAATAGGCGCAAGCCGCACATTTGTATTCGTACGCGAGGTTGAGCCGCTTGTAAAAGGCAATCTCATCAAGGGCGGCGACCTTGACAATGCAATAGTGATCTACGACTCACCCATGCAGCAGGAGGAGCTCGACCGTCTTGCCGACCTTATGGGCGTTCCCCACAAGAATGTCACCGAGTTTGGTTATATAAACGACTTCCCCTTGCTGGCCGATAATGAACCCGCCCGTCACAAGCTTCTTGATGTACTGGGCGACATCGCACTCATCGGTCGTCCGATGCGCGGCAAGGTGATAGCCACCCGTCCCGGACATTCAATCAACACTACATTTGCCAAGAAGATACGCAAGGAGATCAAGCATCAGGAACTGCAGGCCCCGATATACAATCCGTCGGTAGAGCCGCTGATGGATGTTAACCGTATACGCGAGTTGCTTCCTCACCGTTACCCCTTCCTGCTTGTGGACAAAATCATCGATAAAGGCGACAACTACATCGTGGGCGTAAAGAATGTAACAGGCAATGAACCCTTCTTTGTGGGGCACTTCCCTCAGGAACCTGTGATGCCCGGTGTGCTTCAAGTCGAGGCGATGGCTCAGACCGGAGGACTGCTTGTGCTCAGCACCGTCGACGATCCCGAGAAGTATTCAACCTATTTCATGAAGATTGACAACGTGAAGTTCCGTAACAAGGTGGTTCCGGGCGACACTCTCATATTCCACGTTTCATTCATGACTCCCTTGCGCCGAGGCTGTGCAATCATGAAGGGCTATGCATTCGTGGGCGAGAAGATTGTTACCGAGTGCGAATTCATGGCCCAAATTGTAAAGAATAAATAA
- a CDS encoding glycoside hydrolase family 10 protein translates to MLRLLILAIVVLQCTSVYAQPLREVRGVWLTTNGGMDWPAGRYDESSQKKSLVEMLDRLAEANFNMVLFQVQANGDVAWNSSLQPAMESLTGNGSRSLSYDVCRFVIDECHKRSMECHAWVVPFRIGSSRNAARYASNKVKHPLKSHRDLCVLYSGGYYLDPGLPETRKYLLKLYNELIEKYDFDGINLDYTRYPGDKFNDASSFKAYNPGKLSRDDWRRANINEFVAELHDMAKKVRPGIRVGSAPIGTYKNVDKYKNATSYFSYQQDPCQWIESGHHDFIIPQMYWNEDFGFTPNMVTWVNNSCKHPVVVGLAPYKLVDSKWDVDVIIDQIEKTRRTDGVAGVCFFRAEHLLGNNPKIKRLYDRLRKNVFSRPAHLPQFGSGKAPSPRNVKAEYSNGGYVITWDAPRNCDVRYYSVYLTDDKGVRIDQASDDIVGFKVKGNSFNYRSSKKGLRFAVTAFDRDYSESDPVYVNRGKDKSKKKKSKSDNDSSDEGVYVDYDFL, encoded by the coding sequence ATGCTCAGATTGTTAATCCTGGCTATTGTCGTCCTACAGTGTACATCGGTTTATGCGCAGCCTTTAAGGGAGGTGAGGGGTGTATGGCTCACGACAAACGGTGGTATGGACTGGCCGGCAGGCCGATATGATGAGTCGTCGCAGAAAAAGTCGCTTGTCGAGATGCTTGACCGTCTTGCCGAAGCCAATTTCAATATGGTTTTATTTCAGGTTCAGGCCAATGGTGATGTGGCGTGGAACTCTTCGCTGCAGCCGGCCATGGAGTCGCTGACCGGTAACGGGTCACGCAGCCTCTCCTACGATGTGTGCCGCTTTGTGATAGATGAATGTCACAAGCGTTCGATGGAATGTCACGCATGGGTTGTGCCGTTCCGCATAGGCTCGTCACGTAACGCCGCACGTTATGCATCCAATAAAGTAAAGCATCCTTTGAAGTCACACCGTGACTTGTGTGTGCTCTATTCGGGCGGCTACTATCTCGACCCCGGGTTGCCTGAAACACGAAAGTATCTCTTGAAGCTGTATAATGAGTTGATTGAAAAGTATGACTTTGACGGAATCAACCTTGACTATACGCGTTATCCCGGTGATAAATTCAATGATGCGTCATCGTTCAAGGCCTACAATCCCGGCAAGTTGTCGCGCGACGACTGGCGGCGGGCTAATATAAATGAGTTTGTCGCTGAGCTGCATGACATGGCCAAGAAGGTGCGTCCTGGCATAAGGGTAGGGTCGGCGCCCATAGGCACATATAAAAATGTAGACAAATATAAGAACGCGACATCATATTTTAGCTATCAGCAGGATCCTTGTCAGTGGATAGAGTCGGGACATCATGATTTCATCATCCCTCAGATGTATTGGAACGAGGATTTCGGATTTACGCCTAATATGGTCACATGGGTCAACAACAGCTGCAAGCATCCCGTAGTAGTGGGACTTGCTCCCTATAAGCTCGTTGACTCTAAGTGGGATGTAGATGTGATAATCGACCAGATCGAGAAGACGCGCCGCACCGACGGAGTGGCCGGTGTGTGCTTTTTCAGGGCTGAGCATCTGCTTGGAAACAATCCCAAGATAAAGCGACTCTACGACAGGTTGCGCAAGAATGTTTTCAGCCGCCCTGCCCATCTGCCGCAGTTTGGAAGCGGCAAAGCTCCGTCGCCACGCAATGTAAAGGCCGAATATTCCAATGGCGGTTATGTAATCACTTGGGATGCTCCTCGCAATTGCGATGTAAGATACTATTCGGTCTATCTTACCGACGACAAGGGTGTGAGGATAGATCAAGCCTCCGACGATATAGTAGGATTCAAGGTAAAGGGCAACAGCTTCAACTATCGTTCGTCAAAGAAAGGGTTGAGGTTTGCCGTCACGGCATTTGACCGCGACTATTCCGAGAGCGATCCCGTCTATGTAAATCGCGGTAAGGATAAGAGTAAGAAGAAAAAGTCGAAATCCGATAACGACAGTAGCGATGAAGGCGTCTATGTCGATTATGATTTTTTATAG
- the lpxD gene encoding UDP-3-O-(3-hydroxymyristoyl)glucosamine N-acyltransferase, with protein MEFSATQIAALVNGTVEGDGSATVSTFAKIEEGRPGAISFLANPKYAHYLYDTGSSVVLIGRDFVLEHPVKATLIRVDDPYATVAQLLSMVSKLTAPQPVGVESPVHVAEGVTVPDDAYVGAFSYIGKGVTIGKGVKIYPQCYVGDNAVIGDNTILYPGVKVYHGCRIGRNCILHSGVVIGADGFGFAPVNGVYNKIPQIGNVEIDDDVEIGANTTVDRATMGSTRIHKGVKLDNLIQIAHNCEVGSNTVMASQVGVAGSTKIGSGCMVGGQAGFSGHIHVGDNVQVGPQSGVPKSVKDGSRIMGYPSTDYSDFARQVVHVKNLGKLYERVAELEKQLNQSKK; from the coding sequence ATGGAGTTTTCAGCTACTCAAATTGCTGCCTTGGTCAATGGCACTGTCGAAGGTGACGGCTCGGCAACAGTGAGCACGTTTGCTAAGATTGAAGAAGGCCGTCCGGGCGCAATTTCTTTTCTCGCCAACCCTAAATATGCACATTATCTATATGATACGGGTAGCTCGGTGGTGCTCATAGGCCGTGATTTCGTCCTTGAACATCCCGTTAAGGCTACATTGATAAGGGTCGACGACCCGTATGCTACCGTGGCTCAGCTGCTGAGCATGGTAAGCAAGCTCACCGCTCCGCAGCCTGTAGGCGTTGAGTCGCCTGTGCATGTGGCTGAAGGAGTAACAGTTCCCGATGACGCATACGTAGGCGCCTTTTCATATATAGGAAAGGGTGTTACGATAGGAAAAGGCGTTAAGATATATCCCCAATGCTATGTGGGCGACAATGCCGTCATAGGCGACAACACAATCCTGTATCCCGGAGTCAAGGTGTACCACGGTTGCAGGATAGGCCGTAACTGTATATTGCACAGCGGAGTTGTGATAGGAGCCGACGGCTTCGGATTTGCTCCGGTCAACGGGGTTTACAACAAGATACCTCAAATTGGCAATGTAGAGATTGACGACGATGTTGAGATAGGCGCCAACACTACGGTTGACCGCGCAACTATGGGCAGTACACGCATACACAAGGGCGTGAAACTCGACAATCTCATACAGATAGCCCACAACTGTGAAGTGGGCAGCAACACCGTCATGGCCTCGCAGGTTGGTGTGGCCGGATCAACAAAGATAGGTTCCGGTTGCATGGTTGGCGGTCAGGCCGGATTCTCGGGACACATACATGTAGGCGACAATGTTCAGGTGGGTCCCCAGTCGGGCGTACCCAAGAGTGTAAAAGACGGCAGCCGCATTATGGGTTATCCGTCAACCGACTACAGCGACTTTGCCCGCCAGGTTGTGCATGTAAAGAATCTCGGAAAGCTATATGAACGTGTAGCCGAGCTTGAGAAACAACTCAATCAATCGAAAAAATAA
- a CDS encoding RNA-binding S4 domain-containing protein, producing the protein MAKSEERIDKWMWATRIFKTRTISTDACKKGRVMVGDTTVKPSRTIKPGDVIKVRKPPVTYSFLVKALTENRLGAKLVPDYLENITPQSELDLLEVVKISGFIDRRKGLGRPTKREGRELSRFKEDALNDGWDFDFDFDFDDDDEDED; encoded by the coding sequence ATGGCAAAGAGTGAAGAACGCATTGACAAGTGGATGTGGGCCACACGTATTTTCAAGACCCGCACCATATCGACCGATGCATGCAAGAAAGGACGAGTTATGGTAGGTGACACCACAGTAAAGCCGTCACGCACAATAAAGCCCGGCGATGTTATAAAGGTGAGAAAACCACCGGTAACCTATTCATTCCTCGTAAAGGCTCTTACCGAGAACCGACTCGGCGCGAAACTTGTGCCCGACTATCTTGAGAACATAACTCCTCAATCGGAACTCGACCTGCTTGAAGTTGTAAAGATAAGCGGATTCATAGACCGTCGCAAGGGCCTCGGCCGTCCCACCAAGAGAGAGGGCCGTGAACTGTCGCGCTTCAAAGAGGACGCACTCAACGACGGCTGGGACTTTGACTTTGACTTCGACTTCGATGATGATGACGAAGACGAGGATTGA
- a CDS encoding 50S ribosomal protein L25/general stress protein Ctc encodes MKTYQLSAEPRTDLGKKAAKALRAENKIPVVLNGGEIVELPYTAALKPGEKIVEIGRGRGLVTTDLAVSNEDVRKLIYTPDIYAIELDINGEKRNAVLREIQFHPVKDSILHIDLLEVNDKKPVVVEVPVQLEGHAEGVKAGGKLNLSMKKIKVKAPYTAIPERVVINIDNLGLGKTLQIGDLHFEGLELMNAKNAVVCAVQLTRAARGAQAKA; translated from the coding sequence ATGAAAACTTATCAGTTATCAGCCGAGCCCCGTACCGATTTGGGTAAGAAGGCCGCCAAGGCACTCCGTGCCGAGAACAAAATCCCCGTAGTGCTTAACGGTGGTGAAATCGTAGAACTTCCCTACACCGCAGCTCTCAAGCCCGGTGAGAAGATTGTAGAAATCGGTCGTGGCAGAGGTCTTGTAACTACCGACCTCGCAGTAAGCAACGAGGATGTGCGCAAGCTCATATACACTCCCGACATCTACGCAATCGAGCTCGACATCAACGGCGAAAAGCGCAATGCTGTTCTCCGCGAAATCCAGTTCCACCCTGTAAAGGATTCAATCCTCCACATCGACCTTCTTGAGGTTAACGACAAGAAGCCCGTTGTAGTTGAAGTTCCCGTACAGCTCGAAGGCCACGCCGAAGGTGTTAAGGCCGGTGGTAAGCTCAACCTCTCAATGAAGAAGATTAAGGTTAAGGCTCCCTACACTGCAATTCCCGAACGCGTTGTCATCAACATCGACAACCTCGGTCTTGGCAAGACACTTCAGATTGGCGACCTCCACTTCGAGGGCCTCGAACTGATGAATGCAAAGAACGCTGTTGTTTGCGCCGTTCAGCTCACCCGTGCCGCTCGTGGTGCACAGGCTAAGGCTTAA
- a CDS encoding 3'-5' exonuclease — protein MVTADRLEFICLDAEFADSRNNEILELSIHDISGEEIYHQYFKPVKTRKWKNTEKIHHITPAMVKDKPTFKECTHDIQAIIDRAGYIIGFATENDIKHLKGSGIRHFTKKHVVNIREWYWLCIGRDKGYDMLNGPGLTVCAGDLGIYFPDDDAHSASNDAKVTLDCFVELARSFENKYMSGSDNDVTDIVAEFKKVYSEAQDEYHRINARGRIFLLKNDGGGYRLKRLKIDESPDADVVESITVDDRFRAEYELRRRFLHRLLPDSSAYGLNKRDLAYFRSYSNKYVPLRAKHYKRLLQMLVKN, from the coding sequence ATGGTGACAGCCGACCGATTGGAGTTTATTTGTCTTGATGCCGAATTTGCCGATTCACGCAACAATGAGATTCTGGAGTTGTCGATACATGACATTTCAGGAGAGGAGATATATCACCAATACTTTAAGCCTGTTAAGACCCGCAAATGGAAGAATACCGAAAAAATTCATCACATAACGCCCGCGATGGTCAAGGATAAGCCTACATTCAAGGAGTGTACTCACGACATTCAGGCGATCATAGACCGTGCCGGCTATATAATAGGCTTCGCTACCGAGAATGACATAAAGCATCTGAAAGGGTCGGGGATAAGGCACTTCACCAAGAAGCATGTTGTCAACATCAGGGAGTGGTACTGGCTGTGTATTGGACGCGACAAGGGTTATGACATGCTTAACGGTCCGGGATTGACAGTGTGTGCCGGTGACCTCGGCATTTATTTCCCCGATGATGACGCACACTCGGCATCCAATGACGCAAAGGTGACGCTTGACTGTTTTGTGGAGCTGGCCCGCAGTTTTGAGAATAAATACATGTCGGGTAGCGATAACGATGTCACGGATATTGTAGCGGAATTCAAGAAGGTCTATTCGGAAGCACAAGATGAGTATCACCGAATAAATGCGAGGGGCCGCATATTCCTGCTAAAGAACGACGGCGGAGGCTATAGGCTGAAACGGCTGAAGATTGACGAGAGCCCTGATGCCGATGTGGTGGAGTCGATAACTGTCGACGACCGGTTTCGTGCCGAATATGAGCTTCGCCGCAGATTTTTGCACCGATTGTTGCCCGATTCATCGGCTTATGGGTTGAATAAGCGTGATTTGGCTTATTTCCGCTCCTATTCCAACAAGTATGTTCCATTGCGAGCCAAGCACTATAAACGATTACTCCAGATGCTTGTTAAAAACTGA
- a CDS encoding DUF3127 domain-containing protein encodes MEIAGKIILALPEQSGVSKAGNAWKKREYVLETQETYPKKVHFDLFGDRADQYPLNVGDEIVLSFDINSREFNGRWYTSVSGWKVEKAGAQAAPAAAPVQDFPGAVPPPPVPDLGSDATDDLPF; translated from the coding sequence ATGGAAATAGCAGGAAAAATCATACTTGCCTTACCTGAACAGTCGGGAGTTTCAAAGGCCGGTAATGCGTGGAAAAAGCGTGAATATGTTCTTGAAACACAAGAAACTTATCCCAAGAAGGTGCACTTTGACCTTTTTGGCGACCGTGCCGACCAATATCCCCTGAATGTAGGTGATGAAATTGTGTTGAGCTTCGATATAAACAGCCGTGAGTTCAACGGCCGCTGGTACACCTCGGTTAGCGGTTGGAAGGTAGAGAAGGCCGGTGCGCAGGCCGCTCCCGCCGCTGCTCCCGTGCAGGACTTCCCCGGTGCGGTTCCTCCGCCTCCCGTGCCCGATCTCGGCAGTGATGCTACCGACGACCTTCCTTTCTAA
- a CDS encoding IS1634 family transposase, with product MKLKITKTKKTSILYVQKAYRDKNGKSTSRIHERLGTLEEVRQRCGDRDPVEWARGYIARLTAQEKEGRQVIISRLSPTKLIEKGEAQSCESGYLFLKRLYHKVGMDRICEAISRKHKFDFDFNKVLELMVYERLLRPASKLGNYRRSGSYIEPFDIEKQHIYRSLDILDRHGEYIQKRLFLNSSKVVERDTTVMYYDCTNYFFERESADPDYVTDKKGNVHERIRKYGVSKEHRPNPIVQMGMFIDNSGMPVAMCINPGNANEQTTLIPTEKIIVEKMGVSKIVVCTDGGLSSEGNRSYNSTAERSFITVQSIKKLEDNLRDWCLEPTGWKLVKSDTVQKDKRYRDADEDELEFDLTDADTARYYGDRTFYRERWIVNEKTKFSQRLIVTFSYKYRDYLRFLRQREIDKADSNARGNRTLTKSYKSPDRFLSETYATEDGEVAVFRTVSLNLDAISEEEKYDGFYAICTDLSDNVTKIIELNHNRWESEDAFRVIKTDFKGRPVFVWTAEHIRAHFIVCFITLLLFRIMEKELNYKYTSSAIIEKLRSMTMNIVKGEGYKPNFTRDDLTDDLHAKAGFRLDTEIVTRQKIKQIIANIKKG from the coding sequence ATGAAGCTGAAAATAACCAAGACAAAAAAGACTTCCATCCTTTATGTACAGAAGGCATACAGGGACAAGAACGGCAAAAGTACCTCAAGAATCCATGAGCGCCTTGGAACGCTTGAGGAAGTTCGTCAGAGATGCGGAGACAGAGATCCTGTTGAATGGGCCAGGGGATATATCGCCAGGCTTACGGCACAGGAGAAGGAGGGCCGGCAGGTGATAATATCACGTCTGTCGCCCACAAAGCTTATTGAAAAAGGCGAGGCTCAGAGTTGCGAGAGCGGATATCTGTTTCTTAAACGGCTGTACCATAAGGTCGGGATGGACAGGATATGCGAGGCAATCTCACGTAAACATAAGTTCGACTTCGATTTCAACAAAGTTCTGGAGCTGATGGTCTACGAACGGCTTTTGAGACCGGCTTCAAAACTAGGTAATTATCGCAGGAGCGGAAGCTATATCGAGCCTTTTGATATAGAAAAACAGCATATCTACAGGAGTCTGGATATCCTGGACAGACACGGTGAATACATCCAGAAGAGACTTTTCCTTAATTCGTCAAAGGTTGTCGAACGGGATACGACCGTCATGTACTATGACTGCACCAACTATTTTTTCGAGAGAGAATCTGCCGATCCGGACTATGTGACAGACAAAAAAGGGAACGTTCATGAACGTATACGCAAGTACGGAGTCTCCAAGGAACATCGACCGAACCCCATCGTACAGATGGGTATGTTCATCGACAACTCCGGCATGCCGGTTGCGATGTGCATCAATCCCGGCAATGCCAACGAACAGACTACCTTGATTCCAACTGAAAAGATTATAGTTGAGAAGATGGGGGTCAGCAAGATTGTAGTCTGTACAGACGGAGGTCTCTCTTCTGAAGGCAACCGGTCATATAACTCCACAGCAGAAAGATCATTCATAACGGTGCAGTCAATAAAGAAACTGGAGGATAATCTCAGGGACTGGTGTCTGGAACCGACAGGATGGAAACTTGTAAAGTCCGACACGGTACAAAAAGACAAGCGGTACCGGGATGCAGACGAGGATGAACTGGAGTTTGACCTGACTGATGCCGATACTGCCCGTTATTACGGAGACCGCACTTTTTATCGCGAGCGTTGGATTGTCAATGAAAAGACAAAGTTCTCTCAAAGATTGATTGTGACATTTTCATACAAATACCGCGACTACCTCCGATTCCTGCGTCAACGCGAGATTGACAAGGCTGACAGCAATGCACGTGGAAACAGGACATTGACCAAATCTTATAAGAGCCCTGACAGGTTCCTTTCCGAGACCTACGCCACAGAAGACGGCGAGGTTGCGGTATTCAGAACCGTCTCCCTGAATCTTGACGCCATATCAGAAGAAGAAAAATATGACGGCTTCTATGCGATATGTACGGATCTGTCTGACAATGTGACGAAAATCATCGAACTGAACCATAACCGCTGGGAGTCGGAGGATGCCTTCAGGGTCATCAAGACTGACTTCAAGGGTCGACCCGTCTTCGTCTGGACGGCGGAACACATAAGGGCCCACTTCATTGTCTGCTTTATCACACTACTGCTCTTCAGAATAATGGAAAAGGAACTGAACTATAAATACACATCCTCCGCTATAATTGAGAAACTACGGTCAATGACTATGAACATAGTCAAGGGAGAAGGCTACAAGCCTAACTTCACACGGGATGATCTTACCGATGACCTACATGCCAAAGCCGGCTTCAGACTCGACACCGAGATTGTTACTCGTCAGAAAATCAAACAGATTATTGCTAATATTAAAAAAGGTTAA
- the pth gene encoding aminoacyl-tRNA hydrolase, producing the protein MKYLIVGLGNIGDEYRGTRHNIGFRILDAFAEASNISFSTERYGDVAHMRLKNKQLTLLKPSTYMNLSGNAVRYWKEKENIDINHILVLVDDIALAFGAIRIKPNGSDAGHNGLKNIAQMLGTPAYPRLRFGIGNDFPRGCQVDYVLGHFTLDQRQQLPARVDVACEAIKAFCLSGIDFAMCNFNNK; encoded by the coding sequence ATGAAATACTTGATTGTCGGCTTGGGAAACATCGGTGACGAATACCGGGGAACCCGCCACAATATAGGTTTTAGAATATTGGATGCCTTTGCCGAGGCATCCAATATTTCTTTTTCCACCGAACGTTACGGCGATGTGGCTCACATGAGGCTCAAGAACAAGCAGCTTACCCTGCTCAAACCTTCGACCTACATGAACCTCAGCGGAAACGCCGTGCGATACTGGAAGGAGAAAGAGAACATCGACATAAACCACATTCTGGTTCTTGTCGACGACATCGCATTGGCCTTCGGAGCCATACGCATAAAGCCTAACGGAAGCGACGCCGGACACAACGGCCTCAAAAACATAGCCCAGATGCTCGGCACACCCGCCTATCCGCGACTGAGATTCGGCATAGGCAACGACTTTCCGCGCGGTTGCCAGGTCGACTATGTGCTCGGACACTTCACCCTCGACCAACGCCAGCAGCTTCCGGCCCGAGTGGATGTGGCTTGCGAGGCCATAAAGGCATTCTGCCTCTCGGGAATAGATTTCGCAATGTGCAACTTCAATAACAAATAG